CCACTGTCTCCCGTCACCTCCATAAAGTCGATAAGCGTACTTATCCCGAAATCCTTCTTGGTGCCATCCGGCTGTGTAACACTTTTTATCTCCCAGTAGCCGTCAAGGTATTGTATTTGCTCATTGGGATCTTGTTTTGCACAGGAACCGCACACTAAAAATAGTATTAGGAAGTAAAAAAATGATTTCATATAGTATTGTAAAATAGATATATAGGTTAAATTATTGCTTATTGCTTATTGCTTATTGCTTATTGCTCACCGCTCACCAACTAAAGCTGAAACATCTTATACGTTTGATGCACTTTTTTAACCACTTCCTCGGTACGATCGGCATGCGTATCACTTATAAATAACTGCCCGAAATTTTCATTGTCTACCAAAGCGATTAACTGCATCACCCTATTTTCGTCCAACTTGTCAAAAATGTCATCCAACAGCAAAATAGGAGTTACATTACTTTGTGCTTTTATAAAATCGAATTGCGCCAATTTTAATGCAATGAGATACGATTTTTGCTGTCCCTGCGACCCGAACTTTTTGATGGGATGGCCTTCAATTTCAAAATGCAAATCGTCTTTATGAATTCCAAAATTGCTATACTGAGTGGCTTTGTCTTTTGCGAGATTTTCTTTTAGTAAGATCGATAATTCTTTCTCCAGCAACTGACTGCTATACACCAAGTTAACAGCTTCGTTTCCATCGCTAATCGATTGGTAGCGCTGCAAAAAGATGGGCAAAAACTCTTTCAAAAAGGCAGTGCGTTTGTTAAAAATTATAGTGCCATATGCACTTAGTTGTTCGTTGTAAATTTCGAGAGTATCCTTGGTAAAAGTATTGTTTTGCGCAAAATATTTTAAAAGTGAATTGCGCTGTAACAAGACCTTGTTGTAACTAATAAGTGTCTGTAAATAGGTAGCATCTCCTTGCGAAATGACACCGTCTATGAATTTTCTTCGGGTTTCACTGCCTTCAATTATAAGGTCGCGATCTGCCGGCGAGATAATAACCAGTGGTAAAAATCCAATGTGTTCGCTGAATTTTTCGTAGGGCTTGCCATTCCGCTTAATTATCTTTTTTTGTCCGCGTTTGGCACTTACCACAACTTTTTCTTCCCTTTCAGATTTGTCGTAAATACCATCAATTACAAAGAATTCTTCACCGTGCTTAATATTCTGACTTGTAATAGGGTTGAAATAGCTTTTTCCGAATGATAAATGATAGATTGCGTCCAGTACATTTGTCTTTCCTACGCCGTTAAAGCCCACAAAACAGTTTATTTTGGGGTCGAAGGTAAAAGCTTCAGATTCGAAATTTTTGTAGTTAAGAAGCGTAAGAGATTGTAAAAACATGATAATGAAGCACTTGAAATTATTTACCCGATTTGAATCATTTCAGAAAAAAATCGGATTTAGTCTCCGCAAATTATTGAAAAATAAGGAATCTTTTCCCTTTTAAATTCTAATAAATATTTTATTTTTGCGCTTCAATAAACAAAACTATGGCAACCTACAAGAAACGAGGTGGTAAACCTAAAACGAAAGCTGAAAAGCAATCACAATTAGAAGAGAACAGTACAACGGCCGAGGTATTTAACACCTTGGATGAAGGAGCTTCCAGAACCGAAGCTTGGGTAGAGAAGAATCAGAAGTACATTCTAATTTTTATTGGTGCTGTCGCTGTTTGTGTGTTGGGCTATTTAGGATACCAACAGTTTATTCAAGAGCCTAAAGAAAGCGAAGCCATGAACGAAATGTTCCAGGCGCAGCAGTATTTTGAGCAGGCATTAACCGCTCCTGCCAAGGATTCTTTGTACAACTTGTCATTAAAAGGCGGTGAAGGAAAATACGGTTTTCTTGATGTAATCGATAATTACGGTGGTACTAAGGCAGGAAATCTGGCCAATTACTACGCCGGAATGGCATATATAAATTTAGGTGAATACCAAAATGCCATCAATCATTTGGACGATTTTAAAAGTGACGATGTGATGTTGGGACCTTTGGCTAAAGGAGCAATTGGTGATGCTTTTGTACAATTAGGTCAGAATGAAGATGCATTAGGATATTACGAAAAGGCAGTGGCCCAGAGTGATAATGATGTTACAGCTCCGCGTTTTTTGTTGAAAGCCGGTATTGTAGCTATGAACTTGAATAAGACAGATGTAGCTTTGAAGCATTTCAAAAGAATTGAGGATGAATATGCCACGTCTCCCGAAGCAACCAAAGCACAACTCTATGTTGGGCAAGCCGAAGCAATGCAAAAATAATGGCAACCGAAAATAACAATTTATCGGTCTACGATAAAGCTACAATCCCAAACGCGAAAGATTTTCGGTTTGGGATTGTTGTTTCAGAGTGGAATCATAACATCACCGAAGGCATGTTTCAAGGTGCTTTCGATGCGTTAAAAGATTGCGGCGCCATCAACGATAATATTGTGCGATGGAATGTACCCGGAAGTTTCGAACTTATCTACGGGTGCAAACGTATGCAGTACAGTTATGATATGCTGGACGCGATTATTGCCATAGGAAGCGTAATACAAGGCGAAACCAAGCATTTCGATTATGTGTGTGAAGCCGTAGCTCAAGGGATTAAAGACCTGAATGTGCAAGGGAATATTCCTGTAATCTTTTGTGTATTGACCGATAATAATCTGCAACAGGCTATTGACCGAAGCGGAGGCAAACACGGTAACAAAGGCACCGAGGCTGCAATCGCCGCCATAAAAATGGCACAACTGAGGAAGGAATCTAAGTTTTAAAATTCCAAATTCCAAATTCCAAATTCTAAATTCCAAATCCTAAATTTATGGATTCTAACTGTCTAACGTTCCAAGAATCCAACAATCCAATTTAGGAACGATAATTGTTTATAAGAATGGAAGGCAATCTACTACCAAAACTGCCGTATTTTAAGTACATTTGAAAACACGCAATTATGGGAATTTTAAAAACACGCAAAAACAAGAAATTTAGCTACAACCCACGTTACTACAAGAACGATGGCGAGGGTAGCCCCTACGAAATGAAGCACAAATTCGATGAATTTCGTTCGACTGTGGGTGCTAATCCGGGCTTAAAAGGCAAGTTTAAAAATGCATTCGAAGAGCTTCGGCAGTCTAAAAATGGGACAGCCAATAAACGACTGCTTCTTATCATTGCAATTTTAGTGTTTGTATTCCTTTACATTATTGAATTCGATTTGTCTATATTTTTTCAGAAGTTATAATGACTGATATTATTCAGCTTTTACCGGATCATGTTGCCAACCAAATAGCGGCCGGAGAGGTCGTTCAACGCCCTGCTTCCGTTGTGAAGGAACTGCTGGAAAACGCTATCGATGCAGGAGCCACCCAAGTTACATTGCTTATAAAAGACGCCGGAAAAACATTGGTTCAGGTAACCGATAACGGGAGCGGAATGAGCATGACCGATGCACGGCTGTGCTTTGAACGTCATGCAACTTCCAAAATTAAATCGGCTGAAGATCTTTTCAACCTACATACAAAAGGATTTCGTGGTGAAGCTTTGGCTTCGATCGCTGCGATTGCCCATGTAGAGTTAAAAACCAGAACCGAAGCTTCAGAAGTAGGCACAAAAATCACCATAGAAGGTAGTGAGGTGACTTCTCAAGAAGCGGCTGTGGTGCCTAAAGGCACGACCATTTCAGTAAAAAATCTGTTTTACAACATTCCTGCAAGACGCAATTTTTTAAAGAGCAATCCTGTAGAA
This genomic stretch from Ulvibacter sp. MAR_2010_11 harbors:
- a CDS encoding DNA replication/repair protein RecF — protein: MFLQSLTLLNYKNFESEAFTFDPKINCFVGFNGVGKTNVLDAIYHLSFGKSYFNPITSQNIKHGEEFFVIDGIYDKSEREEKVVVSAKRGQKKIIKRNGKPYEKFSEHIGFLPLVIISPADRDLIIEGSETRRKFIDGVISQGDATYLQTLISYNKVLLQRNSLLKYFAQNNTFTKDTLEIYNEQLSAYGTIIFNKRTAFLKEFLPIFLQRYQSISDGNEAVNLVYSSQLLEKELSILLKENLAKDKATQYSNFGIHKDDLHFEIEGHPIKKFGSQGQQKSYLIALKLAQFDFIKAQSNVTPILLLDDIFDKLDENRVMQLIALVDNENFGQLFISDTHADRTEEVVKKVHQTYKMFQL
- a CDS encoding tetratricopeptide repeat protein encodes the protein MATYKKRGGKPKTKAEKQSQLEENSTTAEVFNTLDEGASRTEAWVEKNQKYILIFIGAVAVCVLGYLGYQQFIQEPKESEAMNEMFQAQQYFEQALTAPAKDSLYNLSLKGGEGKYGFLDVIDNYGGTKAGNLANYYAGMAYINLGEYQNAINHLDDFKSDDVMLGPLAKGAIGDAFVQLGQNEDALGYYEKAVAQSDNDVTAPRFLLKAGIVAMNLNKTDVALKHFKRIEDEYATSPEATKAQLYVGQAEAMQK
- the ribH gene encoding 6,7-dimethyl-8-ribityllumazine synthase, with amino-acid sequence MATENNNLSVYDKATIPNAKDFRFGIVVSEWNHNITEGMFQGAFDALKDCGAINDNIVRWNVPGSFELIYGCKRMQYSYDMLDAIIAIGSVIQGETKHFDYVCEAVAQGIKDLNVQGNIPVIFCVLTDNNLQQAIDRSGGKHGNKGTEAAIAAIKMAQLRKESKF
- a CDS encoding riboflavin synthase subunit beta, whose protein sequence is MGILKTRKNKKFSYNPRYYKNDGEGSPYEMKHKFDEFRSTVGANPGLKGKFKNAFEELRQSKNGTANKRLLLIIAILVFVFLYIIEFDLSIFFQKL